CCGTTGTTTTCTTTCAGACTAGTACAGTGCCTTGGGCCTAGTAGGTactcagtgaatgtttgttgaatgatgaATGAAGAGCTTTAAAAGTTATGCCTCCCCCTTGAGAGGGAAAGTGGACCCTCTAGATGATTTCTGGAGGGTTTATTTAGCCTAGTGGTCACATGTCTGTAGGTCTATTTATAATGCCCATTTTAtctagtgaaatgcagtgatctAACTGACATCTAGGGAGCctactttataataaaatattttttaaaaaggataagtAACAGGATAGAAGAAAGAAGGGTTTTGAGAAACTGGCGATGGATTTTAGAGGAATGTACTAAGTTGTTTGGAAAATCTTCCTTTATGCAgcatatattttacttatgtaATACAAATTAAAGTTATATCACTTTaatatgatcttttttttaaataaacttatttattttatttatttatttttggctgcgttggatctttgttgctgtgtgcgggctttctctagttgcggtgagcgggggctactcttcgttgtggtacacgagtttctcattgcggtggcttctcttgttgcagagcacgggctctaggcacgcaggcttcagtagttgtggcatacgggctcagtagttgcggctcgcgggctcgagcgcaggctcagtagttgtggcgcacgggcttagttgctccacggcatgtgggaccttcccggcccagggctcaaacctgtgtcccctgcattggcaggtggattcttaacccctgcgccaccagggaagccctaatatgaTCTTTATAATGGTTACTGCCTGGGTTTCGGGGTGGTGTCCTAAAACGGCAGTGCTTTGCAGCTGATACTGAAGATTCTATTAAAGAAAAACCTGGTGTAATGGATGTGTTTGGTCCTGTATGAATCCATGTCTGTAACAACAGCTGCTGTATAAATGGAATTGGATGGCTAGAGAGCCATTTTAATGTTCTGTTAGgttctttaaaatgagaatgcaCTCAGGTTTCCATTGTTGAGGGTGTTGAGCAGCGAACCAGTTATGAAAATTAGAACAGTCTGACTGCCTGTCTTGTGAAGGAGAATGAAACAAGGGCTGTGGAGAAAGAAGTAGGGTAGACGGAGGCAAGTTAGCTTCAAAGAGCCTCGTCAGCACCCAGTTCGGTTCTACTCTGCTCTTCTGATCTGTGTGCTTCTGCCCCCTGCAGAATGAATCAGCCTGACGTTTTATCAACTTTTGAAAAGTGGGGTGAAGTGGTGTGGAACACATCAGAGGGGTGAAGTGGAGCAAATCTGAAAGAGGGCAGAGTGTTTCATCTCGTATCCTGTGTGTgctttcccctttccccctcctccttatGGAGCCAGAGACAGCGGAACTGATGTCTGCCCAATTTTAGTTCCTCCCGCTGCCTTCATGTTACACTGATACGAATATATTTGAAGTGAGAAAGAGCGGGTCCAGGCATTTACTGTGTATGCTCAGTCATGGTTTTCTCTGTACCCCTGCAACCACACGGGATCCAGTATTTGATTTGATTCAGACTCACTGCAACATGACTTTCACCGGATTTAGTGTATAACTTTTAAACTAATCACTGATTTTATAAATGCACAATACTGTTTCTTTGAATGTTCATATGAGTTTATTAGGAATTTCTGAATTATCAACTAAgtctggggaggaaaaaaatcatatgatgagAAACCTTTCTGGTAACCTTAATAAAAATGGGATAATGGCAACTGTAAATGCCAGTGAAATCCTGGGCGCTGGTGAGCATGAttctatgaatatatatgtatggctGAAAGTAAGAATCTGTAAATCATGGCTTTCTTAGTGTGATGTATCTCTTCATAAAATAACTTAGTtttcacatgaaaaataaattgacacttgaaacaaaaattttaacttGTTAGTGTTCCATTCAAATTGAATTAGGTACAACTAATCATTATTTTTGGATGCTTTCCAGAGACAGATGGGACTGTGTTCAGAATTCTCACAAGAGCCGAAGGATTTATGGATGCGGATATACCCTTACAATTGGTGTTCCATTTACCGGTCAATTACCCGTCATGTCTGCCTGGTATTGTGGTTAACTCCGAACACCTGACCAGGGCTGAGTGTGAGATTGTGAAAGAGAAGTTACTGGAGCAAGCAGAGACCCTTTGGTCGGAACCTATGGTTCATGAGCTGGTTCTCTGGATTCAACAGAATCTCAGGCACATCCTCAAGCGACCAGAAACTGGAGGTGGCAGTGAAAAGTGCACTTCTGCAGCAAGCACGGCTGTGGATGATGGATTGTGGACGACTCTTTTGCATTTAGATCACATGAGAGCAAAGACTAAATATGTCAAAACTGTGGAGAAGTGGGCTTCCGATTTAAGGCTGACAGGAAGACTGATGTTCATGGGTAAAATAATACTGATTTTACTGCAGGGAGACAGAAACAACATCAAGGTGCCAAAAAGTTTTAACGTTGAATATGAATTTGGCTATTTTCTGCTAAAATGGTGTGTCTATAAGTGTGTTTGATAACAGTGGGACAGATTAATCGTTAAGATGTTTCTACTTTCACTCTTACCATGTTAAtggatctttctttttaaagactgtcTTTAACTTCTAATTACGACTACAGACTTGAAAAGCTTGAAGAATAAGTAGaagattatgttttaaaaatcatgccACTTAATGAAAGTgataggttattaaaaaaatctctgtggTACATGAGTGTTTGTTTCTGTAATCAGCTTTGAgcctaaattttataaatttgcaCTAAAAGTTTGTGTGTATTTATAGTTCTTTCCTTAGGTAGGCGCACAGCAAGGTGTATATTTGTGGGTAGCCTgcaaaaattttaactttttggaAGTTAAAGATATGTTCTGACGCTTGAACTTGGTACCTGTTATACCTGAAAAGAGGAGCTGTTCCCTCCTAACCAGGATTTAGTGTGAGTGGAAGTAGGATCATCAGGGCTGTCAGCTTGTCACCTCCTCCCTAACTTTTGCTTTCCACCTGACTTGTCTCAGCAGCTGCTTTCAAAATCATCATCTCCTTCAGAGTTTTCAAGTTCTCATTCTAAACTCATCTAACCTGCTTTATGTGGGACCGGACAAAGAAAGCtgcttattatattttaaatcttaaaagaGCTGCAAATCACTTAATAGGTTTTATGCTTTCAGGTGGGTTGGGTCAAGAATAATTACAGTGGAATTTATTTGAAACAGATTTATCTTACATAACCTATCATCTTAAAGATTTGTAGGATAACTACCTAGCTTTTTTGTGATGGGCTCTTATCACAAAACTTGTTGGTTAATAACTTCAGTTGACCAGAGTAGTGCTGGGTTATAGCGTATAGGTACAACAAATTTTCAGATTTAATAAAGCTCTTGGGTTGGGGTCTGACCAGGGaaccacatatatttttaaaaatttatttaattaaataatttatttttggctacattgggtctttgttgctgtgcgcgggctttctctagttgcggtgagtgggggctactcttcattgcggtgcatgggtttctcattgcggtggcttcttttgttgcgtagtgcaggctctaggcgcgcgggctcagtagttgtggctcacgggctctagagcgcaggctcagtagttgtggcgcacgggcctagttgctccgcggcatgtgggatcttcccagaccagggctcgaacccgtgtcccctgcattggcaggcagattctcaaccactgcgccaccagggaagccctggtaggcggattcttaaccactgcgccaccagggaagccccggaaccACATATTTTAAGGTGATTTACAGTATATCTATAAAGCTTGATCCTTTTGGATAAAATACTGGCTgacaaaatgaatacaaattaatTTCTTTGCTCATATATCCCCCAAAGACTCAGATTTTTCTTTAAGCCAGCTCGGGCATATTAGGCTAAGTGTAGCTGTTTTGCAGATGTTGTTTCTCAGATTGGGTCCAtcagttaatttatttatataatcataTGGCTTGACCTCTGGTAATGTAGAGTACTTTTTAaggagttctttcttttttattagctATTCCTAAAATGCCATTTAATGTAAATATCCCTTAAATTTTTATAAGATTGTGTATCAGGATTGAGAATTACAGGTACATATTTATAGATGCCATCAATTTGGAATGTTCGGTACTGTGTGCCTGTTAACTTCATTCCTACCTTGAGGAAGTGATAATAATGACAGTAGCTGGTACTATATTAAGCACTGTTGTGCCAAGCACTcctctaagtgctttatatgtatgaactcatttaatcatcacaacttCCCCATAAGGTAGGTGTTATGAGTACCATTTTATGGAATAGgttactgaggcacagaggatcTAGATAACTAACCCCAGAATCAGATCTAGTCTAGATTTAAGCCTATGTAGTTCGATTAGACCCTTCTTTACTCCAGCATTCACCAGAATGTTATGCTTCAAAGTATGTGAAAACACTGTGTAACTCTCTTACTGCTTGAATCAGAAAGCGAGTACTCTGTAAGTGTGGAAATAAGCCTATAGGTTTATGGCTCCTTTCAAACTAGGACTTTGAGATTCAGAGTAAGATATGTATTTAACGTACTGATTTATCATTTAGGAGTACCTGATTCTTCAGAAAACCTGCAAAGTAGATGTGGACTCAAGTggaaagaaatgcaaagagaaaatgaTTAGTGTACTGTTTGAAACAAAAGTACAGACAGAACACAAAAGGTATAATTTAGTACTATTGCAGATGGAAAAGCAACTGAATCGATAATTATACTCTGACAAATTTAGGCATATTCATGAGTTTCTCTTGTATAATGCAGGTTTCTGGCATTTGAAGTCAAAGAGTATTCATCGTTGGATGCGTTACAAAAGGAATTTGAAACTGCAGGACTTAAGAAGCTTTTCTCCGAATTTGTACTTAGGCTGGTAAAATGAAGTGGAAGACAGGTATCTTTTAGTGAAACAACAgcgtcttttgttttgttttgtttttgttttttgcgtTGGATTTTGAGAGTGGCTAATTGAAATACTCATAAGGGAACAATTTTAGAGTTTTCTCTGAAGCAAAAGGACAGACACCATCATAACTTCAGGACAAAAGCCAATTCTGTTTATGGAATATTAAACAGTAAAAATATCCATGTATTCTAATTTTGCCAGTATAGGCTGGGTTCAGTAGATGGAATGTTATTTGAGAGATAAATACAAAAAGATGATGGTGAATGAGCCCTTGTGTTTATATAGAGGATTTGTTTGGAACTGTGCAATTTTCTGGCTAATTTTCTTgta
Above is a window of Balaenoptera acutorostrata chromosome 1, mBalAcu1.1, whole genome shotgun sequence DNA encoding:
- the RWDD3 gene encoding RWD domain-containing protein 3 isoform X2, which codes for MAEPVREELSALGAIFCGPDEWEVLSLSETDGTVFRILTRAEGFMDADIPLQLVFHLPVNYPSCLPGIVVNSEHLTRAECEIVKEKLLEQAETLWSEPMVHELVLWIQQNLRHILKRPETGGGSEKCTSAASTAVDDGLWTTLLHLDHMRAKTKYVKTVEKWASDLRLTGRLMFMGVPDSSENLQSRCGLKWKEMQREND
- the RWDD3 gene encoding RWD domain-containing protein 3 isoform X1, whose protein sequence is MAEPVREELSALGAIFCGPDEWEVLSLSETDGTVFRILTRAEGFMDADIPLQLVFHLPVNYPSCLPGIVVNSEHLTRAECEIVKEKLLEQAETLWSEPMVHELVLWIQQNLRHILKRPETGGGSEKCTSAASTAVDDGLWTTLLHLDHMRAKTKYVKTVEKWASDLRLTGRLMFMGKIILILLQGDRNNIKEYLILQKTCKVDVDSSGKKCKEKMISVLFETKVQTEHKRFLAFEVKEYSSLDALQKEFETAGLKKLFSEFVLRLVK